In a single window of the Nodularia spumigena CCY9414 genome:
- a CDS encoding 4-hydroxy-3-methylbut-2-enyl diphosphate reductase: MDTKAFKRSLQHSENYNRKGFGHQAEVTSQLQSEYQSSLIQEIRDRNYIWEQGDVTIRLAQAFGFCWGVERAVAMAYETRQHFPTERIWITNEIIHNPSVNQRMQEMNIGFIPVEAGNKDFSVVETGDVVILPAFGASVQEMQILHNQGCKIVDTTCPWVSKVWNTVEKHKKIAYTSIIHGKYKHEETIATSSFAGKYLIVLNLQEAHYVADYILNGGDRQEFLQKFAKACSAGFDPDQDLQRVGIANQTTMLKDETEQIGKLFERTMMQKYGTIELNQHFQSFNTICDATQERQDAMLELVQHDLDLMLVIGGFNSSNTAQLQQIAAEREIPSYHIDCVERIKSADAIEHRQLNGELAIAQNWLPNGKIVVGVTSGASTPDKVVADVMEKIFALKALVPTL; this comes from the coding sequence ATGGATACAAAAGCTTTTAAACGATCGCTCCAACATTCGGAAAATTACAATCGTAAGGGATTTGGTCACCAAGCAGAAGTTACTTCTCAGTTACAATCTGAGTATCAAAGTAGCTTGATTCAGGAAATTCGCGATCGCAATTACATCTGGGAACAAGGCGATGTCACCATCCGACTAGCCCAAGCCTTTGGTTTTTGCTGGGGTGTAGAACGCGCTGTCGCAATGGCTTATGAAACCCGTCAGCATTTCCCCACTGAACGCATCTGGATTACTAATGAGATTATTCACAATCCTTCTGTGAATCAACGGATGCAGGAAATGAATATCGGATTTATCCCTGTGGAAGCTGGTAACAAAGACTTTTCGGTGGTGGAAACCGGTGATGTGGTCATCCTACCCGCATTTGGAGCCAGCGTGCAAGAAATGCAAATTCTCCATAATCAAGGTTGCAAAATTGTCGATACAACTTGTCCTTGGGTATCTAAAGTTTGGAATACTGTAGAAAAACACAAAAAAATTGCTTACACTTCCATTATTCACGGTAAATATAAGCACGAAGAAACAATTGCTACCAGTTCTTTTGCTGGCAAATATCTGATTGTGCTGAATTTACAAGAAGCCCATTATGTTGCAGATTATATTCTCAATGGTGGCGATCGCCAGGAATTTTTGCAAAAATTCGCTAAAGCTTGTTCCGCAGGATTTGACCCTGATCAGGACTTACAACGAGTGGGTATTGCTAACCAAACCACCATGCTCAAAGATGAAACTGAGCAAATTGGCAAGTTGTTTGAGCGAACAATGATGCAGAAGTATGGAACCATTGAGTTAAATCAGCATTTCCAAAGCTTTAACACCATCTGTGATGCTACCCAAGAACGGCAAGATGCCATGTTAGAATTAGTACAACACGATTTGGACTTAATGCTCGTAATTGGTGGCTTTAATTCATCAAATACCGCACAATTACAACAAATTGCGGCTGAGAGGGAAATTCCTTCCTATCACATTGATTGTGTAGAACGCATCAAATCAGCAGATGCGATTGAACATCGCCAGTTAAATGGAGAATTAGCGATCGCACAAAACTGGCTACCCAATGGCAAAATTGTTGTAGGAGTTACCTCTGGTGCTTCTACGCCAGATAAAGTAGTCGCAGATGTCATGGAAAAGATTTTTGCATTAAAAGCATTAGTCCCGACCCTTTAA